One segment of Fusarium oxysporum f. sp. lycopersici 4287 chromosome 15, whole genome shotgun sequence DNA contains the following:
- a CDS encoding hypothetical protein (At least one base has a quality score < 10) has translation MLGITISSFVEKLNNYWNNWTRDQIRKRDPSVLSDNTSPTEIREALSHLVEHLPTVNVDELERAFSIAQNISYYVVLENESSTARCHSRSKMMRKSVSWMKGSGSFLSLECLLSSSLPGSVSPRTRPSLDQRRRHLRDGPLKKPPTTSYQCHDLELWSHECNAIFHGSLAWFTNGSSNQHLYGSSRSTHRFCHLNYRKFYWFCICTDLVGAALG, from the exons ATGTTAGGCATAACGATTTCTTCTTtcgttgagaagctcaacaatTACTGGAATAATTGGACGCGCGATCAGATCAGGAAGCGTGATCCAAGCGTACTCA GTGACAATACCTCACCGACCGAGATCAGAGAAGCTCTCTCCCATCTGGTAGAGCATCTTCCCACCGTAAACGTTGACGAACTCGAGCGAGCCTTTAGTATCGCCCAGAACATCTCATACTACGTCGTCCTCGAGAATGAATCTTCCACAGCTCGATGCCATTCCCGCtcaaagatgatgagaaaaAGTGTATCCTGGATGAAAGGGAGCGGGTCTTTTCTCAGCCTGGAATGCCTactatcatcatcactccCTGGCAGCGTTTCTCCAAGGACACGTCCAAGCCTCGATCAACGCCGCCGACATCTACGCGATGGACCCCTCAAGAAACCCCCTACAACTTCCTATCAATGCCATGACTTGGAGCTCTGGAGCCATGAATGCAATGCCATATTTCACGGCAGCCTTGCTTGGTTCACCAATGGCTCTTCCAATCAACATCTGTATGGGTCGTCGAGGAGCACTCACCGTTTCTGCCATCTTAATTATCGCAAGTTCTATTGGTTCTGCATTTGCACAGACTTGGTTGGAGCTGCTCTTGGTTAG
- a CDS encoding carbonic anhydrase encodes MRVSQLLAAATYVTSVLSCAKHDNHYSLKSRKRHIDPRAEPGTTDWVYEASYNWGRINPDYHLCQTGTQQSPIPLALKQGLSLEHLIKEWNYPNEVTVNFFNWGYGPAFTVQTEDGIWTRNPSFSFDNETVYLKGWHIHAPADHTVERHRSRAELHLVHVNAQGKERAVLAIRLDPGNKENKFLGQLPTMIGFNETDVTQETTLNHNLLLDSVQYFDEFWTYVGSLTSPPCTEGIRFFVARQILFTSVQQMRDILGASTYSAREEQLVWRHRINV; translated from the exons ATGCGTGTCTCTCAACTTCTCGCGGCGGCGACCTATGTCACTAGTGTCTTGTCCTGCGCAAAGCATGACAATCACTACTCGCTCAAGAGCAGGAAGCGACACATCGATCCTCGTGCCGAACCTGGCACCACTGACTGGGTTTACGAAGCGTCCTACAATTGGGGTCGCATCAACCCTG ACTACCATCTCTGCCAAACCGGAACGCAGCAGTCACCCATTCCACTGGCCCTCAAGCAAGGCCTGTCCCTGGAACATCTCATCAAGGAATGGAATTATCCCAATGAGGTTACCGTTAACTTCTTCAACTGGGGATACGGTCCGGCGTTTACTGTCCAAACTGAAGACGGCATTTGGACTCGGAACCCTTCTTTCAGTTTTGATAATGAGACCGTCTATCTCAAGGGCTGGCATATCCATGCTCCCGCCGACCACACCGTCGAGCGTCACCGCTCTAGGGCCGAGCTGCATCTCGTCCATGTGAATGCCCAGGGCAAGGAGCGCGCCGTGCTTGCGATTCGCCTAGACCCGGGAAACAAGGAGAACAAATTCCTGGGACAGCTTCCAACTATGATTGGATTCAATGAAACCGACGTCACTCAGGAGACTACACTGAACCACAATTTGCTTCTCGACAGCGTACAGTACTTTGACGAGTTCTGGACTTACGTGGGAAGCTTGACTAGCCCCCCCTGTACTGAGGGCATCCGGTTTTTCGTCGCCAGGCAGATCTTGTTCACAAGTGTTCAGCAGATGAGAGACATTCTTGGAGCCTCGACTTACAGTGCACGTGAAGAGCAGCTGGTTTGGCGCCATCGTATCAACGTATAA
- a CDS encoding hypothetical protein (At least one base has a quality score < 10), with the protein MSDDAAFSRVNLSIDVHARVLICCHDVCRVALSPSPAQVSQHLRTKHNIPAAERHLVTDLLKARTSPLQSPSEAPVRQDGSSPDPNLHLVHGFTCKFCIERTGSSQVMSRHITSAHEKQRLQLGVRRNAMYEPVFLQAWTKSPSGGRYWIVEYGGSTTRPVGGKEVYDHLEDVFERERGRQKGFSGHGWREPAGNGLLGESTENC; encoded by the exons ATGTCCGACGATGCAGCGTTTTCACGGGTCAATCTCTCCATTGACGTCCATGCTCGAGTGCTCATATGTTGCCACGACGTATGCCGCGTTGCCCTTTCTCCCAGCCCTGCTCAAGTCAGTCAGCATCTCCGAACGAAGCATAACATACCTGCTGCTGAGCGACATCTGGTGACCGATCTTTTGAAGGCTCGCACCTCACCACTACAGAGCCCTTCTGAAGCTCCCGTACGACAAGATGGCTCATCCCCAGACCCGAACCTACACCTCGTCCACGGGTTTACGTGCAAGTTCTGCATTGAACGTACAGGCAGCTCCCAGGTCATGTCTCGTCACATAACTTCGGCGCACGAGAAGCAAAGACTCCAGCTAGGAGTGCGAAGGAACGCCATGTATGAACCAGTGTTCCTGCAAGCGTGGACCAAAAGTCCTTCGGGGGGACGTTACTGGATTGTCGAATATGGCGGGTCTACGACCAGACCAGTCGGAGGCAAGGAAGTTTACgaccatcttgaagatgttttTGAGCGTGAGAGAGGCCGACAGAAAGGCTTTTCAG GCCATGGCTGGAGAGAACCGGCTGGGAACGGACTTTTGGGAGAATCGACCGAGAACTGCTAA